One window from the genome of Chiroxiphia lanceolata isolate bChiLan1 chromosome 15, bChiLan1.pri, whole genome shotgun sequence encodes:
- the NUDCD2 gene encoding nudC domain-containing protein 2: MSAPFEERSGVVPCETPWGRWYQTLEEVFIEVRVPPGTRAKDVRCSLGSRDIALAVRGQELLQGKLFDSTVTDEGTWTLEDRQLIRIVLMKTNRDAGNCWKSLLENEYAADPWVQDQMQRKLTLERFQRENPGFDFSGAEISGNYSKGGPDFSSLEK; this comes from the exons ATGTCGGCACCGTTCGAGGAGCGCAGCGGGGTGGTGCCTTGCGAGACGCCGTGGGGCCGCTGGTACCAGACGCTGGAGGAGGTGTTCATCGAGGTGCGCGTCCCGCCGGGCACCCGCGCCAAGGACGTGCGGTGCAGCCTGGGCAGCCGCGACATCGCGCTGGCCGTGcgagggcaggagctgctgcag GGTAAACTTTTTGACTCTACAGTAACTGATGAAGGAACATGGACATTAG AAGACAGGCAGCTGATACGAATTGTTCTGATGAAGACAAATAGAGATGCTGGAAATTGTTGGAAATCTCTGTTAGAAAATGAGTATGCTGCTGATCCCTGGGTACAGGACCAGATGCAGAGGAAGCTCACACTGGAACGATTCCAAAGAGAG AACCCTGGATTTGACTTCAGTGGGGCAGAAATTTCTGGAAACTACAGCAAAGGAGGACCAGACTTTTCTAGTCTTGAAAAGTAA
- the HMMR gene encoding hyaluronan mediated motility receptor isoform X1 has protein sequence MASVPPGRGCCQSAAHTPLQGSCGVKPSGGVRSLLSSEACQGAGRHKSDSKLSSEKSAATPITKRRFTSLGSTPGNGTVKTKKDLTLMREKKKQKALEKEIRALVRERGEQDKKLQALDEDFVKTEAKLSAAVQEKTSLSATVACLKKQLLELKRSNELLKSKLSEDGVQKKMSSLCMELMKLRNMRDAKEKTALAKQENMEMKLQEVQRNLEHSKGKVAQLEEKLSATEREKVVEKSDTEKLLEYITELSSVAETAEKYKVDIAQMEETLIKKDQDIEILRDTLKTKEESCKLMKELNEKCQLLQQEKEKELSETRGKFLSMNAEIEDLKKKIVLEEEQHQKLLQKHEEVVSQLQQEKESSASMQQRLLELQDEVTRERLLLEEVLNDTMNELNKLHAKEKKAEKLVKQLEQEIKSQGLKLAQMEEKLKGKNAELEQINETHGSAVLQIQEQHRNTLEKLGETVADFESYKKTTAEEIHCLKLENTSLKEAVANLKKVGQENQELLQEAEYTKNKAKEECARMLLEVQTKLALKEAEAERTKESCLAQMTKLQEKLEEQTEDLKRELEAERSRKSVNEDVTSSLKKEIKTWRNLYEDLYNKTKPFQQQLDAFEAEKNALLQEHGAAQEELNKLSDAYAKLLGHQNQKQKIKHVMKLKEENSHLKQDVSKLRALLSKEKQTSRDLQEQLCAVQGIKHLDPSKAFQYNSKENIPPKTPLKEGNKNKI, from the exons ATGGCGTCCGTgccgccgggccggggctgctgcCAGAGCGCCG CACATACCCCCCTGCAAGGATCCTGTGGTGTTAAACCATCAGGTGGAGTGAGAAGTTTGCTGTCCTCTGAAGCATGCCAAGGGGCTGGGAGACACAAGA GTGACTCAAAGCTGAGCAGTGAGAAGAGTGCAGCCACCCCTATAACTAAAAGGAGATTCACATCCCTTGGATCAACA CCAGGTAATGGGACTGTGAAGACTAAAAAAGATCTTACGCTtatgagggagaaaaagaaacagaaggcaCTGGAGAAGGAG ATTCGGGCATTAGTGAGAGAGCGTGGGGAGCAGGATAAAAAACTTCAGGCTCTGGATGAGGATTTTGTGAAGACTGAAGCAAAGCTGAGTGCTGCAGTTCAGGAGAAAACATCTCTTTCAGCAACTGTTGCATGCCTAAAAAAACAGCTTCTGGAACTAAAAAGAAGCAACGAACTACTGAAGTCAAAG CTGTCTGAAGATGGtgtgcaaaagaaaatgagcagCCTGTGCATGGAGTTAATGAAGCTCAGAAACATGAGGGATGCTAAGGAAAAG actgcacttgcaaagcaggaaaacatggaaatgaAGCTGCAGGAAGTGCAAAGGAATCTAGAGCATTCGAAAGGAAAAGTAGCACAGttagaagaaaaact GTCTGCtactgagagagagaaagttgTAGAAAAGTCTGACACTGAAAAACTCCTGGAATACATCACAGAGCTCAG TAGCGTTGCAGAAACAGCTGAGAAATACAAAGTAGATATTGCTCAGATGGAGGAGACACTGATTAAGAAAGATCAAGATATTGAGATCCTGAGGGATACCctcaaaacaaaagaggaatCATGTAAACTGATGAAAGAACTTAATGAGAAGTGTCAATTGCTTCAACaagaaaaag AGAAAGAGTTGTCTGAGACCAGAGGAAAATTCCTGAGTATGAATGCTGAAATAgaagacctgaaaaaaaaaattgttttggagGAAGAACAACACCAAAAACTGCTTCAGAAACATGAGGAGGTTGTCTCTCAGCTGCAGCAAGAGAAG GAGTCATCTGCATCAATGCAGCAGAGGTTACTGGAGTTGCAGGATGAGGTAACAAGGGAGAGACTTCTTCTTGAAGAAGTGCTGAATGATACCATGAATGAGCTGAATAAATTACatgcaaaggagaagaaagctgaaaagtTGGTGAAGCAACTGGAACAAGAAATCAAATCTCAAGGTCTTAAACTTGCACAGATGGAAGAGAAGTTGAAAGG gaagaaTGCTGAGTTGGAGCAAATCAATGAAACTCATGGGAGTGCTGTATTGCAAATCCAAGAGCAGCATAGGAATACACTGGAGAAACTTGGAGAGACTGTTGCTGACTTTGAAAG CTACAAGAAGACAACAGCTGAAGAAATACACTGTCTTAAACTGGAGAATACCTCTCTGAAAGAAGCAGTTGCCAACCTTAAAAAAGTAGGCCAAGAGAATCAAGAATTGCTCCAGGAAGCAGAATACactaaaaacaaagcaaaagaagaatgTGCAAG GATGCTTTTAGAAGTCCAGACCAAGCTTGCactaaaagaagcagaagcagagagaaCAAAAGAGTCTTGCCTTGCACAAATGACTAAACTTCAGGAAAAACTAGAAGAGCAAACTGAAGATCTGAAAAGGGAACTTGAAGCAGAAAGGTCAAG GAAATCCGTAAATGAAGATGTGACCTCAagcttaaaaaaagagataaagacCTGGCGTAATCTATATGAAGATTTATATAACAAAACTAAGCCTTTTCAG CAACAACTAGATGCATTTGAAGCAGAGAAGAATGCACTCTTACAGGAGCACGGTGCAGCCCAGGAAGAACTGAATAAACTAAGTGATGCCTATGCTAAACTACTTGGCCACCAGAACCAGAAGCAAAAAATCAAGCATGTTATGAAGTTGAAGGAAGAGAATAGCCACCTGAAGCAg GATGTCTCCAAACTGCGTGCGCTGCTatccaaggaaaagcaaaccagCAGAGacctccaggagcagctgtgtgcAGTCCAGGGCATCAAGCATTTGGATCCTTCCAAAGCTTTCCAGTATAATAGCAAGGAGAATATTCCTCCAAAAACCCCTCTTAAAGAAG gtaataaaaacaaaatttaa
- the HMMR gene encoding hyaluronan mediated motility receptor isoform X2, with translation MASVPPGRGCCQSAAHTPLQGSCGVKPSGGVRSLLSSEACQGAGRHKSDSKLSSEKSAATPITKRRFTSLGSTIRALVRERGEQDKKLQALDEDFVKTEAKLSAAVQEKTSLSATVACLKKQLLELKRSNELLKSKLSEDGVQKKMSSLCMELMKLRNMRDAKEKTALAKQENMEMKLQEVQRNLEHSKGKVAQLEEKLSATEREKVVEKSDTEKLLEYITELSSVAETAEKYKVDIAQMEETLIKKDQDIEILRDTLKTKEESCKLMKELNEKCQLLQQEKEKELSETRGKFLSMNAEIEDLKKKIVLEEEQHQKLLQKHEEVVSQLQQEKESSASMQQRLLELQDEVTRERLLLEEVLNDTMNELNKLHAKEKKAEKLVKQLEQEIKSQGLKLAQMEEKLKGKNAELEQINETHGSAVLQIQEQHRNTLEKLGETVADFESYKKTTAEEIHCLKLENTSLKEAVANLKKVGQENQELLQEAEYTKNKAKEECARMLLEVQTKLALKEAEAERTKESCLAQMTKLQEKLEEQTEDLKRELEAERSRKSVNEDVTSSLKKEIKTWRNLYEDLYNKTKPFQQQLDAFEAEKNALLQEHGAAQEELNKLSDAYAKLLGHQNQKQKIKHVMKLKEENSHLKQDVSKLRALLSKEKQTSRDLQEQLCAVQGIKHLDPSKAFQYNSKENIPPKTPLKEGNKNKI, from the exons ATGGCGTCCGTgccgccgggccggggctgctgcCAGAGCGCCG CACATACCCCCCTGCAAGGATCCTGTGGTGTTAAACCATCAGGTGGAGTGAGAAGTTTGCTGTCCTCTGAAGCATGCCAAGGGGCTGGGAGACACAAGA GTGACTCAAAGCTGAGCAGTGAGAAGAGTGCAGCCACCCCTATAACTAAAAGGAGATTCACATCCCTTGGATCAACA ATTCGGGCATTAGTGAGAGAGCGTGGGGAGCAGGATAAAAAACTTCAGGCTCTGGATGAGGATTTTGTGAAGACTGAAGCAAAGCTGAGTGCTGCAGTTCAGGAGAAAACATCTCTTTCAGCAACTGTTGCATGCCTAAAAAAACAGCTTCTGGAACTAAAAAGAAGCAACGAACTACTGAAGTCAAAG CTGTCTGAAGATGGtgtgcaaaagaaaatgagcagCCTGTGCATGGAGTTAATGAAGCTCAGAAACATGAGGGATGCTAAGGAAAAG actgcacttgcaaagcaggaaaacatggaaatgaAGCTGCAGGAAGTGCAAAGGAATCTAGAGCATTCGAAAGGAAAAGTAGCACAGttagaagaaaaact GTCTGCtactgagagagagaaagttgTAGAAAAGTCTGACACTGAAAAACTCCTGGAATACATCACAGAGCTCAG TAGCGTTGCAGAAACAGCTGAGAAATACAAAGTAGATATTGCTCAGATGGAGGAGACACTGATTAAGAAAGATCAAGATATTGAGATCCTGAGGGATACCctcaaaacaaaagaggaatCATGTAAACTGATGAAAGAACTTAATGAGAAGTGTCAATTGCTTCAACaagaaaaag AGAAAGAGTTGTCTGAGACCAGAGGAAAATTCCTGAGTATGAATGCTGAAATAgaagacctgaaaaaaaaaattgttttggagGAAGAACAACACCAAAAACTGCTTCAGAAACATGAGGAGGTTGTCTCTCAGCTGCAGCAAGAGAAG GAGTCATCTGCATCAATGCAGCAGAGGTTACTGGAGTTGCAGGATGAGGTAACAAGGGAGAGACTTCTTCTTGAAGAAGTGCTGAATGATACCATGAATGAGCTGAATAAATTACatgcaaaggagaagaaagctgaaaagtTGGTGAAGCAACTGGAACAAGAAATCAAATCTCAAGGTCTTAAACTTGCACAGATGGAAGAGAAGTTGAAAGG gaagaaTGCTGAGTTGGAGCAAATCAATGAAACTCATGGGAGTGCTGTATTGCAAATCCAAGAGCAGCATAGGAATACACTGGAGAAACTTGGAGAGACTGTTGCTGACTTTGAAAG CTACAAGAAGACAACAGCTGAAGAAATACACTGTCTTAAACTGGAGAATACCTCTCTGAAAGAAGCAGTTGCCAACCTTAAAAAAGTAGGCCAAGAGAATCAAGAATTGCTCCAGGAAGCAGAATACactaaaaacaaagcaaaagaagaatgTGCAAG GATGCTTTTAGAAGTCCAGACCAAGCTTGCactaaaagaagcagaagcagagagaaCAAAAGAGTCTTGCCTTGCACAAATGACTAAACTTCAGGAAAAACTAGAAGAGCAAACTGAAGATCTGAAAAGGGAACTTGAAGCAGAAAGGTCAAG GAAATCCGTAAATGAAGATGTGACCTCAagcttaaaaaaagagataaagacCTGGCGTAATCTATATGAAGATTTATATAACAAAACTAAGCCTTTTCAG CAACAACTAGATGCATTTGAAGCAGAGAAGAATGCACTCTTACAGGAGCACGGTGCAGCCCAGGAAGAACTGAATAAACTAAGTGATGCCTATGCTAAACTACTTGGCCACCAGAACCAGAAGCAAAAAATCAAGCATGTTATGAAGTTGAAGGAAGAGAATAGCCACCTGAAGCAg GATGTCTCCAAACTGCGTGCGCTGCTatccaaggaaaagcaaaccagCAGAGacctccaggagcagctgtgtgcAGTCCAGGGCATCAAGCATTTGGATCCTTCCAAAGCTTTCCAGTATAATAGCAAGGAGAATATTCCTCCAAAAACCCCTCTTAAAGAAG gtaataaaaacaaaatttaa
- the CCNG1 gene encoding cyclin-G1, producing MIDTLASTEAEELLLQLSALLEQELRAQPKPAGLRLVEAAHDNGLRMTARLRDFEVKDLLSLTQFFGFRTETFSLAVNFLDRFLSKMKVQPKHLGCVGLSCFYLAVKASEEERNVPLATDLIRISQYRFTVSDMMRMEKIILEKLCWKVKATTAFQFLQLYHSLVHENLSCERRKYLNFERLETQLKACHCRIMFSKAKPSVLALSIMALEIEEQKLLELTEALEFLQLHSKINNRDLTFWKELVLKCLTEYSSSKCSKPNVQKLKWIVSGRTARQLKHSYYRITHLPTIPETSS from the exons ATGATCGACACCCTGGCGAGCACCGAGGccgaggagctgctgctccagctctcggcgctgctggagcaggagctgcggGCTCAGCCCAAGCCCGCCGGGCTCAGGCTGGTCGAGGCTGCTCACGACAATGGCCTCCGAATGACTGCCCGGCTGCGGGACTTCGAAGTGAAAGACCTGCTCAGCTTAACTCAGTTCTTTGGCTTCCGCACGGAGACGTTTTCCCTGGCTGTGAATTTCTTGGATAGATTCTTGTCCAAAATGAAG gTGCAGCCTAAACACTTGGGCTGTGTTGGACTCAGCTGCTTCTACTTGGCTGTGAAGGcatcagaagaagaaagaaatgtgcCCTTGGCCACTGACTTAATTCGGATAAGCCAGTACAGGTTCACTGTTTCTGATATGATGAGAATGGAGAAAATCATACTGGAGAAGCTGTGTTGGAAAGTGAAAGCTACAACAGCCTTCCAATTTCTACAGCTGTATCACTCACTCGTTCACGAGAATTTAAGCTGTGAAAG GAGAAAGTACCTTAATTTTGAGAGACTTGAGACTCAGCTTAAGGCCTGTCACTGCAGAATCATGTTTTCTAAAGCCAAG ccttCTGTCTTGGCACTGTCTATTATGGCACTAGAGATAGAAGAACAAAAGCTGCTGGAGTTGACAGAGGCATTGGAATTTCTGCAGTTGCATTCCAAG ATAAACAACAGAGATTTGACCTTCTGGAAGGAACTGGTTTTAAAGTGCCTTACCGAATATTCCTCGAGCAAGTGCTCCAAACCAAATGTCCAGAAATTAAAGTGGATTGTGTCTGGACGTACAGCACGGCAGCTCAAACACAGCTACTACAGAATAACACACCTTCCTACCATTCCAGAGACCAGCTCATAA